Proteins encoded in a region of the Streptomyces sp. NBC_00258 genome:
- a CDS encoding carbohydrate ABC transporter permease, with the protein MTVTAQPAVGEEALPGATGPTPRRRTGRVRRIALPYLLLLPALLLELLVHLVPMVIGIVMSFKELTQFYIRDWGAAPWAGFDNYSLSVDFDAPVGEALLHSFFVTCAFTVLSVGLCWLLGTTAAVYMQETFRGRGFLRAVFLVPYALPVYAAVITWAFMFQRDNGLVNHVLHDQLGLTDSPSFWLIGDNSFVALLVVSVWKGWPFAFLIVMAGLQNIPKELYEAAAIDGAGMLQQIRRITLPSLRPVNQVLVLVLFLWTFNDFNTPYVLFGKAAPEAADLISIHIYQSSFVTWNFGTGSAMSVLLLLFLLVVTGVYLVVTSRGRRAADV; encoded by the coding sequence ATGACCGTGACCGCTCAACCCGCGGTCGGGGAAGAGGCGTTGCCCGGTGCGACGGGGCCCACCCCGCGCCGCCGCACCGGGCGAGTACGCCGTATCGCCCTGCCGTATCTGCTCCTGCTGCCCGCCCTGCTGCTGGAACTCCTCGTCCATCTGGTGCCGATGGTCATCGGCATCGTGATGAGCTTCAAGGAGCTCACGCAGTTCTACATCCGCGACTGGGGCGCCGCGCCCTGGGCGGGGTTCGACAACTACAGCCTGTCCGTGGACTTCGACGCGCCCGTCGGCGAGGCGCTGCTCCACTCCTTCTTCGTGACCTGTGCCTTCACCGTGCTGTCCGTCGGCCTGTGCTGGCTGCTCGGCACCACGGCCGCGGTCTACATGCAGGAGACGTTCCGCGGCCGCGGCTTCCTGCGCGCGGTCTTCCTCGTCCCGTACGCGCTTCCCGTGTACGCGGCCGTCATCACCTGGGCGTTCATGTTCCAGCGCGACAACGGCCTGGTAAACCATGTGCTGCACGACCAGCTGGGCCTCACCGACAGCCCGTCCTTCTGGCTGATCGGCGACAACAGCTTCGTGGCGCTGCTCGTCGTGTCGGTGTGGAAGGGCTGGCCGTTCGCCTTCCTCATCGTGATGGCGGGCCTGCAGAACATCCCCAAGGAGCTGTACGAGGCGGCGGCGATCGACGGTGCCGGGATGCTCCAGCAGATCCGCCGCATCACGCTGCCCTCGCTGCGCCCGGTCAACCAGGTGCTGGTCCTGGTGCTCTTCCTGTGGACGTTCAACGACTTCAACACGCCGTACGTGCTGTTCGGCAAGGCGGCGCCGGAGGCGGCGGACCTGATCTCGATCCACATCTACCAGTCGTCGTTCGTGACGTGGAACTTCGGGACGGGGTCGGCGATGTCGGTGCTGCTGTTGCTGTTCCTGCTGGTCGTGACGGGCGTCTATCTCGTCGTGACCTCGCGCGGACGGAGGGCCGCCGATGTCTAG
- a CDS encoding carbohydrate ABC transporter permease, producing MAAPRSFLWSRRIFLTLLTGFVLLPVYVMLSSSLKPLQDVSGEFRWVPSGLTIRPYIDIWSTVPLAKYFVNSLIVAGAATVLSVVIAIFAAYGVSRYRFRGKRLFTVTVLSTQMFPGILFLLPLFLIYVNIGNATGIALFGSRLGLILTYLTFSLPFSIWMLIGYFESVPRDLDEAAMVDGCGPLGALFRVVVPAAVPGIVAVAVYAFMTAWGEVLFASVMTNDTTRTLAVGLQGYATQNDVYWNQVMAASLVVSVPVVAGFLLLQRYLVAGLTAGAVK from the coding sequence ATGGCCGCGCCACGCTCCTTCCTCTGGTCGCGCCGGATCTTCCTCACCCTGCTGACCGGCTTCGTCCTGCTTCCGGTGTACGTGATGCTGTCCAGCTCGCTGAAACCGCTGCAGGACGTGTCGGGGGAGTTCCGCTGGGTGCCCAGCGGGCTGACGATCCGCCCCTACATCGACATCTGGTCGACCGTTCCGCTGGCGAAGTACTTCGTCAACTCGCTGATCGTGGCGGGCGCGGCGACGGTCCTCTCGGTGGTGATCGCGATCTTCGCCGCGTACGGGGTGAGCCGCTATCGCTTCCGCGGGAAGCGCCTGTTCACCGTGACCGTGCTGTCCACCCAGATGTTCCCCGGGATCCTGTTCCTGCTCCCGCTGTTCCTGATCTACGTGAACATCGGCAACGCCACCGGCATCGCGCTCTTCGGCTCGCGGCTCGGTCTGATCCTCACGTATCTGACGTTCTCGCTTCCGTTCTCGATCTGGATGCTGATCGGGTACTTCGAGTCGGTGCCGCGGGATCTGGACGAGGCGGCGATGGTGGACGGCTGCGGGCCGCTCGGCGCCCTCTTCCGGGTCGTCGTGCCCGCCGCGGTCCCCGGGATCGTCGCGGTCGCCGTGTACGCGTTCATGACCGCGTGGGGCGAGGTGCTGTTCGCGTCGGTGATGACCAACGACACCACCCGCACACTCGCCGTCGGCCTCCAGGGCTATGCCACGCAGAACGACGTGTACTGGAACCAGGTCATGGCCGCCTCGCTCGTCGTGAGCGTCCCCGTGGTCGCCGGGTTCCTGCTGCTGCAGCGCTATCTGGTCGCCGGGCTCACCGCCGGGGCCGTGAAGTGA
- a CDS encoding GH1 family beta-glucosidase: MTIDLAALPQDFVWGTATSAYQIEGAVAEDGRSPSIWDTFSHTPGKVDGDDHGDVACDHYHRWREDIALMKELGTNAYRLSVAWPRVVPGGDGPVNAKGLDFYDALVDGLLEAGITPSVTLYHWDLPQVLQDRGGWPERDTAYHLAAYATAVAERLGDRVRHWTTLNEPLCSAWIGHLEGRMAPGLTDLTAAVRASYHLLLGHGLATQAIRAAAPGAEVGIVNNLSSIEAATDRPEDIAAARRMDGHTNRWWLDPVHGRGFPADMREVYGVELPERAGDLATIAQPLDWLGLNYYFPSAVIDDPDGPAPFAQSVRRPGVPRTGMDWEVDASGIEGLLLRLTDDYGARRLYVTENGSAYPDVVRADGTVDDPERTLYLEQHLAACVSAVRKGAPLAGYFAWSLLDNFEWAYGYDKRFGLVHVDYRTQRRSVKGSGRRYAEIVREHRARERKAA, translated from the coding sequence GTGACCATCGACCTCGCCGCACTCCCCCAGGACTTCGTATGGGGGACGGCCACGTCGGCGTACCAGATCGAGGGTGCCGTCGCCGAGGACGGCCGCTCGCCCTCCATCTGGGACACCTTCTCGCACACGCCGGGAAAGGTGGACGGCGACGACCACGGGGACGTCGCCTGCGACCACTACCACCGGTGGCGCGAGGACATCGCCCTGATGAAGGAGCTGGGCACCAACGCGTACCGGCTGTCGGTGGCCTGGCCGCGGGTCGTGCCGGGCGGCGACGGTCCGGTGAACGCCAAGGGGCTCGACTTCTACGACGCGCTGGTCGACGGCCTGCTGGAGGCCGGGATCACTCCGTCGGTGACGCTCTACCACTGGGACCTGCCGCAGGTGCTCCAGGACCGGGGCGGCTGGCCCGAGCGCGACACGGCGTACCACCTGGCGGCGTACGCGACGGCCGTCGCCGAGCGCCTCGGTGACCGGGTCCGGCACTGGACGACGCTCAACGAGCCCCTGTGCTCGGCGTGGATCGGCCATCTGGAGGGGCGGATGGCTCCCGGCCTCACGGACCTCACGGCGGCCGTCCGCGCCTCGTACCACCTTCTCCTCGGCCACGGCCTCGCCACCCAGGCGATCCGGGCCGCGGCCCCGGGCGCCGAGGTCGGCATCGTCAACAACCTCTCCAGCATCGAGGCCGCCACCGACCGCCCCGAGGACATCGCGGCGGCCCGGCGCATGGACGGCCACACCAATCGCTGGTGGCTCGACCCGGTGCACGGCCGCGGCTTCCCTGCGGACATGCGCGAGGTGTACGGAGTCGAACTCCCCGAGCGGGCGGGCGACTTGGCGACCATCGCCCAGCCACTGGACTGGCTGGGCCTCAACTACTACTTCCCGTCGGCCGTCATCGACGACCCCGACGGCCCGGCCCCCTTCGCCCAGTCGGTCCGCCGGCCGGGCGTCCCGCGCACGGGCATGGACTGGGAGGTCGACGCGTCCGGCATCGAGGGCCTGCTGCTGCGCCTCACCGACGACTACGGCGCCCGGCGGCTGTACGTCACCGAGAACGGCTCCGCCTACCCGGACGTCGTCCGCGCCGACGGCACGGTCGACGACCCCGAGCGCACCCTGTACCTGGAACAGCATCTGGCTGCCTGCGTGTCGGCCGTCCGCAAGGGGGCTCCGCTGGCGGGCTACTTCGCCTGGTCGCTGCTGGACAACTTCGAGTGGGCGTACGGCTACGACAAGCGTTTCGGGCTCGTGCACGTCGACTACCGGACGCAGCGGCGCTCGGTGAAGGGCAGCGGGCGACGGTATGCGGAGATCGTCCGGGAGCACCGTGCAAGGGAGCGGAAGGCGGCCTGA